AATAGGCTCATCATCCCAAATTGACTTTACCATGAAGTTGAGACGTGCAAAATTCTATATAATTCGACCATCAATGGTAGTTCTTTTCGATGGCTCGAGTACAATTATCATCTCCATTGATTACGCATATTTAACAACAGCTAGAAGTCATATATTAGAAGATGAATTTTACAGCGCACGGGTCAGTATCTACACATATCCTAAGAGCAATCATTCGCTAGAAAATTAACCCTCTAACTACACATATTGATTGTACCACTCCAAGCCCTGTAAATAAGCATTCTGGGGCATGTAGTACAGCACATCTTGGTCATCACATTCTCCAGCAACTCCAAAATCTCCCCACACGGGATCGTCTGTAGCAGCATCGGCCGTGACGGAGGAGCATGGGCTGTTGCCGGAGAGCCCGAGATCAGCTTTCTCCGACAGCCTCTTGATCTCCATCTCTGCCTCCGAAAGCTGCTCCTTGAGCTTCAGCACCTGCAAACAAGACTACCGATAAGTGCAATAAATAACATATAAAGATCATACTTGGTTTTGATTTAAGCCGTGAGcccgaaaacaaaataaaaaaatgggcATTCACGTGCAACCCCGGGTGGCCTTCCAAGATGCCTGACACGAGCCTAATCGAAGTGCGGTCGGACGGTCTCATGGGACAGGTTGAGTCAAGAGCATGCTCGATCCATGACGAAACACGAGATGAAAGGGGGCTTTGACATAGACCGTGACGAAATTTAGACCCGACATCCCCCTTCGAAGTTGTAATTTCGGCAGATCAATGGCCAAGCAAACGAATTGCCTAATTTCTTCCATGGCAAGAGCTCAATCTTGCCTAGTTCAAATGCAGACATATCGCCCATATTTAAACATTCAAGTTTTGGAGCGTCGTccgaagaaataaaaaaatgaaaaaaaaaattgtcaaaccCCGAGATTAACTATAGATTTGAAAATGGCAGGTGATTGGCGCAGTTGCCGGAAAACCCGGATATCTACCCAAAAAGGAGTAATCATCACCTAACCAAAGTTGTATAtccaatattttttaataaaatctccatataaaagagaaattatcATATCCCATTATCCACAAAATTCCATTTCGTTTCGGAAACTTATCATCTTAAACTTTAGGGAAAAAGGTAATATACAATTGttaatcatttttctctttttatcgtCCAACATTTCATTTCTATACTCTGGCATTCTAATTAACGTTTAACTCCCACTTCACTCCGTTCTTGAGGTGTCGCTTGAGACGAGGATGCTTTAGTCTGGTATTGGACAGAGCCGAATCAAAaggagaaatgaaaaggaaaaaaaggaggaacaaATATTTGTGCTTTActgttaaataattaatttataaatcatgcgttttatgaaaaaaaaaaaagggaaatatttTGGGCCTCATTCTTTGCgcttaaaattaagaaaaagtatGTACTTATCTTGCtgttaaaactaaaaatattactctttttttttttcaaagttacaaaagaaaatggagagagagggatgatGAGACCTCGGACTCAAAACGGCATTTCTCCACCACGACGGTCTCGTGGACGGACTTCAGCTTGGCGTACTCCACCTCcagcttcttgctcttccaccGGGCCCGCCGGTTCTGGAACCACACCGCCACCTGCCGCGGGtcgagcccgagctccgccgctaGCCGGTCCTTCCGCTCCGACTCAAGCTTGTGCTCGTCCCCGAAGTTCTGCTCCAGCAGCTCCACCTGCTCCGCGGTCAGCTTCCGCTTCCCCCGCCCCTCGCCTCCTGtacctcctccttcttcccccGGGTTCTCGAGTCCTCTGCTCTTCTTCCGCCTCCGCCGCGGCGGCTTTGCCTCTGCGTCAAAGCCAAGAAGTTAGGGCAAGTCAACGCTAAGCATGATGGTGCTTGAGGATGTGGAAATCCGTATGAAAAAAACCTtgtggaggaggagatggtCGCATGTACACTCCAGGGTAAAGCTCAGAGATGAGCGCCATGTCATCTTCGCTCAGGTCGTTCATGGcgatcctctctctttcttctgaATGATCAGAGACGAAGTTGCTGTTTTGCCTGGCAGGGAAAAGGCTTTGGTCCCATCTGACTGAAGAGCTGGATCGATCAGGGAGAGGAGTTTTATAGAGCTCAAGTTTGAAAGTACCCCCGCTGTGCATCGAAATCTCGAGTTTGCCACTGGTGGAGGAAAGTTATAACCTACAGTAGCTCAGGACTCGGGGACCATGTCATGTGTTGATGTCAGCCAAGTCAATCAATCACTTAGACTTCGaccggaaaaaagaaaaaagaaaaacaaatcaatcACAGACGAGCGATGATTGATTTGGATGAACATAGAACATTACCTTTcgaaattaataagaaaaattgtGGACCGTTTACGAATATCATTCCATCTGAGCAGACGGAAGATTCATTGAATGAATCATCAAGAGCAGCAGATTTACGAATTTCAAATATTGCTCAATTTATAGATGCCTCGTTTCTCTAGATATGCATGCAATAACACATTATGACTAGTGCTCATTCTCGgaactcaatttcatcaaatagATGAACAATCTAGGGTCGAGCTCAAAATTAGATATTCACGACACAAAATGATTGTAATGAAATCATAGATAAGTCAAGCGAAAGATGCAATTACAATAAGTgattcttgatttttaaatttcaaatcctCACGTAACATGCAAATGCTGTGTTAGAGCGTACCTAATTCATTGTTATTCCATGTGCCAATTCGATTTATCCACTAAATCtaacgaagaaaagaaaaaaaattgattagtcgAGGATACTACCGTTCGAGATCGTGTAGCATACCCTAATGTGTGAACAAGGGGCTTCGTGGATGGCTAAGATCCGCAAACCGACCATCTCGGTATTGgttaactaattaaataaaagggTTAATCTTTTTGGTGGCTAATTGGGGTTGCTCGCGTCCTTAAGCGCAGCTTTTGGCTTTAGGGTTTGCAAATTATTTAACAAATTCGCACATGGCGTTGCTCGAGTTGTACACGCAAAGTGACCCAAAAGTTCCACGATCGTACACGCCCATTGGGAAACGGAGCCAGCAGACCGCCATAAGTGGGTTTACCCTTCGGTTAAGGGATGAGAGGGAGTGAATACTGAATTCACTTCTGAAAAATGGtcagatttaggattaaatttgaaaatttgaaaatttaaaactaaatttcatGTGTGCAATTGGTCTAAAGTTGACACATGTGCAACCGATCTAAGTTTGATTAGGTAATTATCCTCATTAGCTTTTAGGAAAACAAGGGACAAGCCTAATTTGTAAAATCGTCATTCGAGAGTCGACAGAAAATCCAAACTAGAGCAACAAACTATGGATTAACCATGTGCATTAACACTCTTCTTAAAATATTGGTTTTTATCTTTATCTGAGATTTCATTTCATTAACATTCTCACACGCATATCTGTAAATAGATAGACGGTTGtatcttttgagtttttttttttaatctttttggtatcaaaaaggtttttatttttttaattatttttttgcaattagCAAAGGGATAGCTGCTTTATTTGTGGTTGGGGAACATGCTACCTGGATTCTGTCGATTTCTATAGCTATCaacgaaatgaaaaaagaaaagaaaagaataagacaATAGAGAAAAGACAatagagaaagggaaaagggcGCAAGACAAGGAGGTTGGTTTGATCATCTGACTCATCATTGGATTGGGACCAGCATGCTTATAACATGGTAGCTAATTCGCGTAATTTGAACTTACGTCCAATTCACGTCAAGTTTGGATAAGAGACTACTCATATTATCTTATATCTTACTTTAGTGGGTAAATGGCAAAAATTCTCCTTTTTGTGTACCTGACAGTACTAGAGAAGGCccatgatcatttttttttaaaaatcggaATGCACTTTATTCCTAGAGATATTACTACTTTTCATAACTTTGTTATTGCTTTTTGACATTTCTAGTGACCAATTTGAACATCATTTGCGCCGTCTTGCTTAATGTGCATGTTCACCTTGTCATTTTTGTAAGTTAACTTGAGAAAGAGGGAATAAGCAGCAAATGGTTCGACACCGTTTGTGCATGAGGGTCCATCTGTCGACCCCCATTGCACTTGGGTGACCTTAGTGGTGACTAATGACGGTCGCCGGAACGAGACCTCAACCTATCTCTCACTCTCTCATTTGTGAGCTATAATCATGTTTTGCTAATAGGTTGTTGCCAAGTATGAACATGTGCAACGTCTCACCACGCCCGTAGTATCGTTGTGGAAATCCACAAGTTTACTAGCAAAAGTCAACGCCTGACCTTTTCCATCGAGGCATTAGACTATCCCACGATTCCCGCAACTTTGGTTTGTTGTATGGAACTAAGTACTAACATTACTTACTCTAACCAACATCAAAAGTCGAACAAAGATTAGCAACTTGAACTTTATTAACCATTCAATTGCAGATAATTCAAATATCCTATCACAAATATAAAATCGCCACCTAACTCCATCGGCATTGCGTCCGTGCCGTCCTTTTCCACGTTACGTGCCTAACCTTATTGAAATCAAAGATAACACTGAGAAGTCGTACGTTGAAGCGCAAATCCCCATGTAAAGAATCGACACACGAGCTGATTCGCCTTAGACATGGAGCAAGGCAAGACGGAAACGtccttttggagagagagagagagagagagagagagagagagaaaccaagGAAGACCACGTTTGGTGCAGCCGACATAGGCTAAGTGTCGACTGACAAGAGCTTCAACGCGTCCACACCTGCTGATCGTCCACGTGTTGCTCTAGCGACATGGccgttttagtttttttttaacattcacTTACGTAGTCCAATGCCTTGCAGTGAATCGAACTATATCAGCCCAACGTTGTTGACCATCCTACGTTTGTGTATATAGTGTATATACATGGTAACCCAAAGCGTTTTTGCCGAGTTACTACCGTGCGTTGGTCACATGGTTCAAGGACATGAATCGTGGAAATGAATATGGTTGGCAAACACTCACATGCAAAACATGcatatgaacatttttaaaagagcaaaaaaaaaaaaaaaaagcttaaaacGCACTTTACTTTTCACCCAATAACCATATTGAtatatagctttttttttttttttttttttaagtaccaAAGGAAAACCCGCTTCTATCTCTAGTCATCACTTTGCACATTCACACCAATTATACTTATGTTCTTATTTACGAAAAtgtaattttctttctaaataTGCCATTTTCCAAGTCTTAAATTTTCGGAAATACtcaagcaaattaaaaaaacaaattgtcCAAACTCTGAGTGAGTTGCCAAAATGAGGTTGTAGGGAGGggcaatttgatattttcaacGTGGTGGGGGGTTTAATTAGAGGTATGAGAATGACATTTGAAAGACAGTAATATTAAGTGGTCATTAGGTCAAAAGTGAGGTGTATTTGTAGTATTCgctacttttcctttttccttttttttctttttttttttgcaacataTTCCTCACGCACTCAACTTCTATCTTGTGATCGATCCTAGAAAGATATAAAAGGGCTTCTGCAAAAGCCATTATTAACCACCAAGAGTAAGAGACAACCTTGTCTAGGTACAGTGCCGTGGTGGTGGAAACACAAGCTGCTTTACAGCTTTTTGGTCGAAATCTTTTGTTTTGGCGAGAGGTTCAGCTCACTTAGATGAGAACACGGCACCAACCTCTCTTTGGCCATACTAACAAAATGGGCAGGTTCTCATTTCGGGGATTCCTTGTGCGCATGATCATCTTGTGGTAAAATTTCAAGAGTTCCATGATATGTCATATTCAGGATTTTTCTACCCACATACATGTTCAATGAATTTAGGTCTTGCAAAAGGTTACCGCATTCAATGGATTTTCCTGCCATTCCATCTTGTATTCTGCTTTGTGTTACTCGTACTCTCCGAAAGTCTTGGATTTGAGCCGAAAGTCTTGGATTTGAGCCTTGTCAAATCTTGGACCAACCTATGATGCAGGGGGCATCGACACTTTTAATGGGTCATGCCCGACCTAGTTATATGGCAGGCCGACCTATCTTGCGTCATTGGTGTCGGTCGATGGCCCAAGCTCTAATGTACGCTACCATGCTTGTGCCTGTTGCCCGTCTCTTGTGGGCGTGTCCTGCATCCCTCAAGCATTAGACCCTTTAACAGTTAACTAGATTTTGTATCATGCTCATATATCTCCATGTAGCTTCAAGTCAAGATACGGATCTTATTCGCATGATATTGGAGGGCGAAATATGTTGCCACTACAATGCAATTATACGATATGTTTGGCTCGTTGCTTTTGTTTGTTGCTTCAAAAccctattcttttgttccctctATCTCTTCAACTCGACTTTTCATAGCAAAGCGGGTCTGTCACGTCACCAACTTTCCTTGTTACCAACGCGAAATAAGGGTCTTCCTTCCTGGGTTTGGTAAATTCCAGCTAGAGTCGAATGCTATATATTAAGCAGAAGACAGATAACCCTAGAAGACTTTCGAGGTAATTTACTGCTTATGGTTAAAGTAAGATAGTACGAACAACGATATTCAAGGTAAGTAAGGAAGGATAAGGATGGAACGAGGGGAGAGAGTGTTGTCATTAAAGAAAGAGTTTGAAGAAGATGCGCATGGCGTGGGATTGATTCCCCTCACATGCTTTCGAGTTCTTCTACGAGTTCGGGTCCGCATTATTTCGTACTAAGTGATCGAATTTAAAAACGTCGCGCATTGGCGTGTCGTGCTTCCCCCCGACACATGGAGACGTGGTTTCCCCATCTTCCAACCCTCCCGTATCGGCACGATAATGGGGGTGATCAGATTCCCAATTGCATTGTTTAAAGGGCTAATCATGCTCTCTTTCCAGGCAGTTCGAGgggggaaaattaacaaatccccAAGTGCCAATGGCTCGTCACTGGCCATCTTCTTTAACGTGTGGCGCCGATTTGTTTAGGCTACGCCTTTCGGTTTCTTTGCATTGTGCGATGGAAAGTGTAAAGGAGGTTTTCCAGGGTGGTCCTGTGGCATTACTTGGATATTCTATTTAGGGGCTTGTGGTCTCGGATGTTTTTTGTTTGTTCGGAAGGAATCAAACTGTTTTCTATTTGGTGGAGCAATAGGGTTTTGCTTCCTACTGTTAAAAGGGATGCCGATGCGTCCGATTTCGCCTGCTTAGGTTCTTCGTAACCTACCATGCTTGTCAACACCTATTTTCATACTGTCCCTAAGTTTCGGGTTAGACAGGGGAGGGATGCGAGGATTGGAAAACGAACGCCAAATTGGCCAATATATTCCTAAAATAAgtataaaaaagagaaagggaaggtTGCTCTAGGGCGGTTAatatttgtcttttgttttaGCAGTCGGCTGGTGTCTGCGACGGTTTTCACACACATCGACCAATCCACCTTCTCAGACGATCTTAAAAGCCCACTCCTCATGTTGGCCTAGTGTATTCAGGATTTTGCTCTTGCAATTTCCATCGAGGACTTTCGTGAATTAATTGAGATGATCACTATATCAATTTGTCATGTCCATGAGATTTAGCATGACATAGGAAGAGAAAGGAAACTTCCTCCTTAGTGCATCAATCATAATTAATCGAGAGGATCTTAATCGGTCAGAAAGAGTGCATAATCATTTAGGTCCAATAATcacaatcataaatttttttttagacacATTCAATTCCTAATCATAAAAGCTAGCAACCTGCTATCGATCATTAGTGGCGCCAATCATAGTTGAGttttttttctatattcaaGGGGTTGGTCGAGGAGTATAACCAGGAatcttgcatttcaaaaagcGAGGTCGTAGATCGATCAGTCCTCGCTCATCCCAACCTCGTGGTGTCGGACCACAAGAAAGTAATCCCTTGTGCATCCCTAAATCTTGTGGGGATAGCATGTCTTTGCAACTAAACGGGGAAGGTAGATCTAGTCCGGTAAGCGAGAGTGAGGTGAGATATCACCTTTAGGATACAATAGAAAACTCTCTACATTGCCACTAATTCACTCAGTAGCTAGTTTTCCGCCGGCGAGATGAGCAGTTCTTGTAGGTGAACCTTCCATGCTCTTGAGTTTTGTCAGCATAATTATAATCGGGATTTGGTCATCTACGCCTCTATCTCCAATGTATAAACTAAGAAGATCCAGGTGCGTGTCTCTTGACTAACCCCAACAGATTGAtcaagttgtttctttcgaacGTGAATGCCATAAGCATGGACCGGTTTTGCCATGCATCCTTTCCATTCGCGATCTCTCTCTcattaaaaggaaagaaaaatccgGAATCAAACGATGATGACACGTGACACATCGATGTGATGTCACTGACCAATTAAGCGTTACTCTTGCACCACAGTGACTTATGTTCCACGATTAACATTGGCAAATCGATGCTTAGTGACCATGTTATCATGTGATGTGATGGGATTGTAACAATACGGACTattgtcttcttctc
This region of Eucalyptus grandis isolate ANBG69807.140 chromosome 8, ASM1654582v1, whole genome shotgun sequence genomic DNA includes:
- the LOC104456860 gene encoding homeobox-leucine zipper protein ATHB-40, encoding MNDLSEDDMALISELYPGVYMRPSPPPQEAKPPRRRRKKSRGLENPGEEGGGTGGEGRGKRKLTAEQVELLEQNFGDEHKLESERKDRLAAELGLDPRQVAVWFQNRRARWKSKKLEVEYAKLKSVHETVVVEKCRFESEVLKLKEQLSEAEMEIKRLSEKADLGLSGNSPCSSVTADAATDDPVWGDFGVAGECDDQDVLYYMPQNAYLQGLEWYNQYV